One segment of Bdellovibrionota bacterium DNA contains the following:
- a CDS encoding KH domain-containing protein, whose product MLKDLIVFITKNLVDHPDDVNVNEVAGEQTSVFELRVNQEDLGKIIGKQGRTARALRTVLSAAGVKENKRIVLEIMD is encoded by the coding sequence ATGTTGAAAGACTTGATCGTCTTCATCACGAAGAACCTGGTCGACCATCCCGATGACGTGAACGTCAACGAGGTGGCGGGCGAGCAAACCTCGGTTTTCGAGTTACGGGTGAATCAGGAAGATTTGGGAAAAATCATCGGAAAACAAGGACGCACGGCGCGCGCATTGCGAACGGTTCTAAGCGCCGCGGGCGTGAAAGAGAACAAACGGATCGTTCTGGAGATCATGGATTGA
- the rplS gene encoding 50S ribosomal protein L19 yields the protein MNTRGLLDGLQPKKKVPEFRVGDTLKVHVRITEGEKERVQVFEGVVIKKHRSGAGSSFTVRKVSYGVGVERIFPVQSSAIDKIEVVHRGDVRRARLFYLRKKQGKDTVIADATRTDKVKESEKAPAPEAADTLKTASAEAQGTPVL from the coding sequence ATGAATACGAGAGGGTTATTGGATGGATTACAACCGAAGAAAAAGGTTCCCGAGTTTCGAGTCGGCGACACGCTCAAAGTGCATGTCCGAATCACCGAAGGTGAAAAGGAACGTGTTCAAGTCTTCGAGGGTGTGGTGATCAAGAAGCATCGAAGCGGAGCCGGATCGAGTTTCACGGTCAGGAAGGTCTCGTACGGGGTCGGTGTGGAAAGAATTTTCCCGGTTCAAAGTTCGGCCATCGACAAGATCGAGGTCGTGCATCGGGGCGATGTGCGGCGAGCGCGACTGTTTTACCTTCGAAAAAAGCAGGGGAAAGACACCGTCATTGCCGATGCCACCCGGACCGACAAGGTAAAGGAATCGGAGAAGGCTCCGGCTCCGGAAGCCGCCGACACCTTGAAAACAGCTTCTGCTGAAGCCCAGGGCACACCTGTATTATAA
- the trmD gene encoding tRNA (guanosine(37)-N1)-methyltransferase TrmD, whose amino-acid sequence MKFDVITIFPQIFESLRVSEIWKRAESAGRIEFGVHDLRAYAEDKHQTVDDVPFGGGPGMVLKIEPLVRAVETIAAVPGRKVLYASPQGRILTQFWVSELAQVPQLVVVAGRYEGVDERFVEGWVDETFSIGDYVVAGGELPAMVLLEAVARQVPGVVGSWESVATDSFTSGLLKYPQYTRPAEFRGKAVPEVLRSGNHREIERWRKAMALKRTLERRPAILAGSILETIRSPEKGKNPD is encoded by the coding sequence ATGAAGTTTGACGTCATCACGATCTTTCCGCAGATCTTCGAGTCCCTTCGAGTCAGCGAAATTTGGAAACGGGCCGAGAGTGCCGGACGGATTGAATTCGGAGTTCACGATCTTCGGGCGTACGCCGAGGACAAGCATCAGACCGTCGACGACGTTCCGTTCGGAGGAGGCCCCGGCATGGTACTCAAAATCGAACCGCTGGTTCGGGCGGTCGAAACAATCGCCGCGGTTCCGGGGCGGAAGGTGTTGTACGCCTCTCCTCAGGGGCGGATTCTGACTCAGTTCTGGGTTTCGGAACTGGCCCAAGTTCCTCAGTTGGTGGTCGTGGCCGGCCGTTACGAGGGAGTCGACGAGCGTTTTGTCGAAGGCTGGGTCGACGAGACCTTTTCGATCGGGGATTACGTTGTGGCCGGCGGAGAACTTCCGGCCATGGTTTTGTTGGAAGCCGTGGCCCGTCAGGTGCCGGGTGTCGTCGGAAGCTGGGAATCGGTCGCCACCGACTCTTTTACGTCGGGGCTTCTCAAGTATCCGCAATACACGAGGCCGGCGGAATTTCGCGGAAAAGCCGTTCCGGAAGTCTTGCGTTCGGGGAATCACCGTGAGATTGAGCGCTGGCGAAAAGCGATGGCGTTGAAACGGACCCTGGAACGAAGACCCGCGATTTTGGCCGGATCGATTTTGGAGACCATTCGGTCGCCGGAAAAAGGGAAAAATCCAGATTAG
- the rpsP gene encoding 30S ribosomal protein S16, translated as MAVTIRLTRTGKKKHPSYRIVVADERRKRDGRVIEAVGLYNPRKEGENLTLDRARLEYWVGKGARPSATVARLIKRTPAPAPVKA; from the coding sequence ATGGCAGTGACCATTCGATTGACGAGAACAGGAAAAAAGAAACATCCGAGCTACCGAATCGTTGTGGCGGACGAACGCCGAAAGAGGGACGGACGCGTGATTGAAGCGGTCGGATTGTACAATCCGCGTAAGGAAGGTGAAAACCTGACGCTCGACCGGGCGCGGCTCGAATATTGGGTCGGCAAGGGTGCCCGGCCCTCGGCTACGGTCGCCCGATTGATCAAACGAACTCCGGCTCCGGCGCCCGTGAAGGCGTAA
- the rimM gene encoding ribosome maturation factor RimM (Essential for efficient processing of 16S rRNA) yields the protein MTSDVSKWVPVGKVGRAKGLHGELRVELFNPGSEILTRVDDVRIGTSPERTESYVLDHVSLQASRIVVRFEGVETRNDAERLTNQTIFVARSKFPALAAGEHYCVDLIGLPVVTPSGKVVGTLREIWPTASNDIYVVDAASGEILLPATKDVIVKVDMDHGRIVANPPETSNEV from the coding sequence TTGACGTCGGACGTCTCGAAATGGGTCCCGGTCGGGAAAGTGGGGAGGGCCAAGGGCCTGCATGGAGAACTGCGTGTGGAACTCTTCAACCCCGGCTCCGAGATTCTGACACGGGTGGACGACGTTCGAATCGGCACGTCGCCGGAACGGACGGAATCGTATGTACTGGATCATGTGTCGCTTCAAGCCTCCCGAATCGTCGTGCGTTTTGAGGGTGTGGAGACTCGGAATGACGCCGAGAGGCTGACGAACCAGACAATCTTTGTCGCCCGAAGCAAGTTCCCTGCGCTAGCCGCGGGAGAGCACTATTGCGTGGATCTGATCGGTCTGCCGGTCGTGACCCCTTCCGGGAAAGTCGTGGGGACGCTTCGTGAAATTTGGCCGACCGCCTCCAACGACATTTACGTCGTCGACGCCGCCTCGGGAGAAATTCTTCTTCCGGCCACGAAGGATGTCATCGTAAAGGTCGATATGGATCACGGAAGAATCGTGGCGAATCCGCCGGAGACTTCGAATGAAGTTTGA